The proteins below come from a single Aphanothece sacrum FPU1 genomic window:
- a CDS encoding GHMP family kinase ATP-binding protein, producing MLISRAPVRISFFGGGTDYPEYFLKQGGAVLATAINKFSYVTASPFPSHLFDYLIRLSYRKVELVKTVDEIEHSVYRECLNFCGLDKDIELHNVADLPAFTGLGSSSAFTVSLLQALHSFKGEFVKPLDLAYEAIYVERHLVKDRVGCQDQLMSAMGGFNLVEFRTEDDIIVNMVPISPERLAEFEAHIFIVFTGIKRKASQVVEQQLKRVGDNTDTLKKMRQMVDQGWDILTSNQPLSAFGELLHEAWVAKRSLDTVISNPEIDKLYQMGQEAGAWGGKLLGAGAGGFMLFFAPPELHENLKQTFANHQVLSVKINAPGSQIIFS from the coding sequence ATGTTAATTTCACGCGCACCAGTTAGAATTAGTTTTTTTGGGGGAGGAACGGACTACCCTGAATATTTTTTAAAGCAGGGAGGGGCAGTTTTAGCCACTGCTATTAATAAGTTTTCTTATGTAACAGCTAGTCCCTTTCCTAGTCATTTATTCGACTATTTAATTCGACTCTCTTATCGTAAGGTTGAATTAGTTAAAACTGTGGACGAAATTGAGCATAGTGTCTATAGAGAATGTCTTAACTTTTGCGGTTTAGATAAAGATATTGAGTTACATAATGTAGCAGATTTACCTGCGTTTACAGGGTTGGGTTCTTCTTCTGCTTTTACTGTATCATTATTACAAGCTTTACATAGTTTTAAAGGGGAATTTGTCAAACCTTTAGACTTAGCTTATGAGGCAATTTATGTAGAACGTCATTTAGTTAAAGATCGAGTGGGTTGTCAAGATCAATTAATGTCAGCAATGGGAGGGTTTAACTTAGTTGAATTTAGAACAGAAGATGATATAATAGTCAATATGGTTCCAATTTCTCCTGAACGTTTAGCTGAATTTGAAGCCCATATTTTTATTGTTTTTACTGGGATAAAACGTAAAGCATCTCAAGTCGTAGAACAACAATTAAAACGGGTGGGAGATAATACTGATACTCTCAAAAAAATGCGTCAAATGGTAGATCAAGGATGGGATATTCTTACCAGTAATCAACCGTTATCGGCCTTTGGTGAATTATTACATGAAGCTTGGGTAGCAAAACGTAGTTTAGATACGGTAATTTCTAACCCAGAAATTGATAAACTCTATCAAATGGGACAAGAAGCAGGGGCCTGGGGAGGCAAATTATTAGGGGCCGGGGCCGGTGGTTTTATGTTATTTTTTGCACCCCCAGAATTACATGAAAATCTCAAACAAACTTTTGCTAATCATCAGGTACTTTCGGTTAAAATTAATGCCCCTGGTTCTCAGATCATTTTCTCGTAA
- a CDS encoding nucleotidyltransferase family protein, whose product MNDIVAVILAGGYGTRVKHLLPNLPKPMAPVAGKPFLEWVIRYLKYQGITKIIIATGYLGDTIEEHFKTNPVPEIKIYCCRETEPLGTGGGFINAVRQINLSPKAWLVMNGDSLMVAQFVELANYLADNQVDGVILGVRVGDGSRYGSLGTDASGKLINFAEKREGQGIINGGVYLFRDKLIYKFPNQLPLSFEYDIFPALLSQNVHLKVHPVEAAFLDIGTPESLPQAEAFILENFHYLNNQC is encoded by the coding sequence ATGAATGATATTGTAGCCGTTATTTTAGCAGGGGGTTATGGAACGAGAGTTAAACACCTACTTCCTAACCTACCTAAACCTATGGCCCCCGTCGCAGGAAAACCTTTTTTAGAATGGGTTATTAGGTATTTAAAATACCAAGGAATCACTAAAATTATTATAGCAACGGGTTATTTAGGAGATACTATTGAGGAACATTTTAAAACAAATCCAGTCCCAGAAATTAAGATATACTGTTGTCGTGAAACTGAACCATTAGGAACAGGTGGAGGCTTTATTAATGCGGTTCGTCAGATTAACTTATCTCCCAAGGCTTGGTTAGTAATGAATGGTGACTCTTTAATGGTAGCTCAATTTGTTGAATTAGCCAATTATTTAGCAGATAATCAGGTTGATGGAGTGATTTTAGGAGTAAGGGTAGGTGATGGATCTCGTTATGGTTCATTAGGGACTGATGCATCGGGAAAACTGATTAATTTTGCCGAAAAAAGAGAAGGTCAAGGAATAATTAACGGAGGTGTTTACCTATTTCGTGATAAACTTATCTATAAGTTTCCGAATCAGTTACCTTTGAGTTTTGAATATGATATTTTTCCGGCGTTACTTAGTCAAAATGTTCATCTAAAAGTGCATCCGGTTGAGGCCGCTTTTTTAGATATTGGAACCCCAGAATCTTTGCCCCAAGCAGAAGCTTTTATCTTAGAAAACTTTCACTATTTAAACAATCAATGTTAA
- a CDS encoding DUF1802 family protein, producing MLTQLNYALKEWNVTINALAKGQTILLLRKGGIREIGGRFNVKYDQVLLYPTYEHQNPNLLKSKYSSDVIKVNSGWHPETISITSWTKITDIFVIPEKSTLDLLFNYHIWNQEFISDRFNWKPNQPLYLLLLKVYLLPNAGEINYQSEYGGCRSWLELNQTIDISKSVPVLDDHEYDFKVEDIKKVITRIKE from the coding sequence ATGCTAACTCAATTAAACTACGCCTTAAAAGAATGGAATGTTACCATTAATGCCTTAGCAAAAGGTCAAACAATTTTATTATTACGAAAAGGAGGTATTCGAGAAATTGGTGGACGCTTTAATGTCAAATATGATCAGGTTTTATTATACCCTACATATGAACATCAAAACCCCAATTTATTAAAATCGAAATATTCCTCAGACGTGATTAAAGTTAATTCTGGTTGGCATCCTGAGACTATTTCTATTACCAGTTGGACGAAAATCACTGATATTTTTGTAATCCCAGAAAAATCAACTCTTGATCTTTTATTTAATTATCATATTTGGAATCAAGAATTTATTTCAGATAGATTTAATTGGAAACCAAATCAACCTCTTTATTTATTATTATTAAAAGTTTATTTATTGCCGAATGCTGGAGAAATCAACTATCAGTCAGAGTATGGAGGCTGTCGATCTTGGCTAGAATTAAATCAAACAATTGATATTAGCAAAAGTGTTCCCGTGTTAGATGATCATGAATATGATTTTAAGGTAGAAGACATAAAAAAAGTTATAACTAGAATTAAAGAATGA